The Diospyros lotus cultivar Yz01 chromosome 15, ASM1463336v1, whole genome shotgun sequence genome has a window encoding:
- the LOC127791964 gene encoding F-box protein At1g60400 isoform X1, which produces MVKDEAALDWKVSTADANEEPRNKKIASESKTDDLGEVVDRISNLPQPITHHIMSFLPTKDAARSSVLSKRWRYLWVSFPILDFDQSDFEMDLSQSVDAFKIQDLFLTYLENYIQHRESVVKIDKFRLRAEVFLQADSRINSVIDWALEHGVKQLDLDLINQNCLPYNWPNSLCPKESVTSLKLGTFNLDLHDLLLVFPSLQELVLRGCKVLKDIECLGANLKTLALDECEGFRSIKIESCNLQSFLYYANPHNQGTVTLIACTFLKVLSLRNVGIEDKWLEHHISELVHLEDLTLDCCFELRVVNLFHGKLKRLSLLRCKKFVEVGIDCPKLYCFTYAGEIVTFGSLNSSSHLNATLILSRNQTKGWFVKLRRLLSLFDHCKVLSLVCKSYQDLIIPEYGKDDFLPPLHDLKHLKVECHSTIEDYIKLVDDLLWFSPHLETLSIVSMVVESGREVVNSLDAPNHKTGDPDVMEPSYCKKKLDFKFQYKKLLAEDEDSFCCVMHPKECWQHRLKKVMINSFDGSVHDDKKNLLKYFSENGKILESIQNDSQVFGVLQGKYFEQSTILS; this is translated from the exons ATGGTGAAGGATGAAGCAGCCCTGGATTGGAAGGTTTCAACTGCAGATGCAAATGAAGAACCAAGAAACAAGAAAATCGCATCGGAGAGTAAGACTGATGACCTTGGAGAAGTTGTGGATAGAATATCTAACTTGCCTCAACCCATCACACATCATATCATGTCTTTTCTCCCAACAAAAGATGCAGCCAGAAGTAGCGTGTTGTCAAAGAGATGGAGGTATCTATGGGTTTCCTTCCCGATTCTTGATTTTGACCAATCTGATTTCGAAATGGATCTCTCACAATCTGTAGATGCTTTCAAAATACAAGACCTTTTCTTGACTTATTTGGAGAATTATATCCAACATCGGGAAAGTGTTGTAAAGATTGATAAATTTAGGCTTCGGGCAGAGGTTTTTCTTCAAGCTGATTCAAGGATCAATTCTGTTATTGATTGGGCTTTAGAGCATGGTGTCAAACAACTAGACCTTGATTTGATTAACCAAAATTGTTTGCCCTACAATTGGCCTAACAGTCTTTGCCCTAAAGAGTCCGTTACCTCTTTGAAGTTAGGTACATTCAATCTTGATCTCCATGATCTTCTGTTAGTTTTCCCTTCATTACAGGAATTGGTTCTTAGAGGGTGCAAAGTATTGAAAGATATTGAATGTTTAGGAGCTAATTTGAAAACGCTAGCGTTGGATGAATGTGAAGGATTTAGAAGCATTAAGATAGAATCCTGCAATCTTCAATCTTTCCTCTATTATGCTAACCCCCACAATCAAGGCACCGTCACTCTCATTGCTTGTACGTTTCTAAAAGTTTTATCCTTGAGGAATGTTGGGATTGAAGACAAGTGGTTAGAGCACCATATTTCTGAGCTTGTCCATCTTGAGGATCTAACATTGGATTGTTGCTTCGAGTTGAGAGTAGTAAATTTGTTCCATGGAAAGCTCAAAAGATTATCCTTGCTTAGATGCAAGAAATTTGTGGAGGTTGGAATTGATTGCCCAAAACTATATTGCTTCACTTACGCTGGTGAAATAGTAACCTTTGGTTCATTAAATTCTTCAAGTCACCTTAATGCTACACTTATTTTATCTCGAAATCAGACTAAAGGTTGGTTTGTGAAACTTCGGAGACTTCTCAGCTTATTTGATCACTGCAAAGTGTTAAGCCTGGTTTGCAAATCCTATCag GACTTGATTATTCCAGAATATGGGAAAGATGACTTTCTTCCTCCACTACACGATCTTAAACATCTGAAGGTGGAATGCCACTCAACCATAGAAGATTACATAAAATTGGTGGATGACTTGCTCTGGTTTTCTCCTCATCTAGAGACATTATCCATTGTCTCAATGGTAGTTGAAAGTGGCAGAGAAGTAGTCAATAGTCTTGATGCACCAAACCACAAAACAGGAGATCCAGATGTAATGGAGCCATCATACTGCAAGAAAAAG CTTGACTTCAAATTTCAATATAAGAAGTTGCTAGCGGAAGATGAGGATTCATTTTGCTGTGTAATGCATCCTAAAGAGTGTTGGCAGCATCGTTTGAAAAAGGTTATGATCAACAGCTTTGATGGTTCTGTTCATGATGACAAGAAAAATTTGTTGAAGTAtttcagtgagaatgggaagaTATTGGAATCAATTCAGAATGACTCACAAGTTTTTGGAGTACTCCAGGGAAAGTATTTTGAGCAATCAACAATTCTATCATGA